In one Vanacampus margaritifer isolate UIUO_Vmar chromosome 11, RoL_Vmar_1.0, whole genome shotgun sequence genomic region, the following are encoded:
- the stk17b gene encoding serine/threonine-protein kinase 17B isoform X2 produces the protein MSRKRLDGRGGLAAAAAAAAVGLLAESHTPISADPLDAVFEVTGELGRGKFAVVKRCVEKATGKVFAAKFLRKRRRGRDCRAEVVHEMAVLESARNNPRVVNLHAAYETDHDIVLVLEYAAGGEIFEQCVCDEPLPEADVTRLIRQMLEGVDELHRSNLVHLDLKVETASKSDGLRLAFAFTCAFCVSASEHPPDQPGAARRHQNCRLWPGTQIGRRRGAPRDSWHTRVCGARNPELRAHHNVGRSLERGRHRLHAGDGRVSVRRRRQAGDLPQRVPGQRGLRPRRLLESLRARRGLHPQAAGQSARGPSQRGRVHRPPVAVAASAVVRRAGARPRRPRAQLRCQVGGAPARGQGELPAAAAAAFPRQTLPLGRGGASRRR, from the exons ATGTCTCGAAAGCGGCTGGACGGCCGCGGTGGgttggccgccgccgccgccgctgctgctgtcGGACTCCTGGCCGAAAGTCACACACCGATCAGCGCGGATCCTCTGGACGCTGTTTTCGAAGTCACCGGCGAGTTGGGAAG GGGCAAGTTTGCGGTGGTCAAGCGCTGCGTGGAGAAAGCCACGGGAAAAGTCTTTGCCGCCAAGTTCCTGCGCAAAAGGAGGCGGGGCCGCGACTGCCGGGCCGAGGTGGTCCACGAGATGGCCGTGCTGGAGTCGGCCCGCAACAACCCCAGGGTGGTCAACCTGCATGCGGCTTACGAGACGGACCACGACATCGTCCTGGTGCTGGAATA CGCGGCGGGCGGCGAGATCTTCGAGCAGTGCGTGTGCGACGAGCCGCTGCCCGAGGCCGACGTCACGCGTCTGATCCGGCAGATGTTGGAGGGCGTCGACGAGCTCCACCGCAGCAACCTGGTGCACTTGGACCTCAAGGTGGAGACGGCGTCCAAAAGTGACGGCCTTCGGCTGGCTTTTGCTTTCACGTGCGCTTTTTGTGTCTCAGCCTCAGAACATCCTCCTGACCAGCCTGGCGCCGCCCGGCGACATCAAAATTGTCGACTTTGGCCTGGCACGCAGATTGGGCGCCGTCGGGGAGCTCCGAGAGATTCTTGGCACACCCGAGTATGTGG CGCCAGAAATCCTGAATTACGAGCCCATCACAACGTCGGCCGATCTTTG GAGCGTGGGCGTCATCGCCTACATGCTGGTGACGGGCGAGTCTCCGTTCGCCGGCGACGGCAAGCAGGAGACCTACCTCAACGTGTCCCAGGTCAACGTGGACTACGGCCGCGACGCCTTCTCGAGAGTCTCCGAGCTCGCCGTGGACTTCATCCGCAAGCTGCTGGTCAAAGCGCCCGA GGACCGTCCCAGCGCGGCCGAGTGCATCGGCCACCCGTGGCTGTGGCAGCATCAGCCGTCGTACGGCGAGCCGGCGCCCGTCCGCGCCGCCCGCGAGCGCAGCTGCGGTGCCAAGTGGGCGGCGCCCCCGCCCGAGGACAAGGAGAACTTCctgcggccgccgccgccgcattcCCACGCCAAACGCTTCCGCTTGGACGAGGAGGCGCTTCTCGGAGACGCTGA
- the stk17b gene encoding serine/threonine-protein kinase 17B isoform X4: MSRKRLDGRGGLAAAAAAAAVGLLAESHTPISADPLDAVFEVTGELGRGKFAVVKRCVEKATGKVFAAKFLRKRRRGRDCRAEVVHEMAVLESARNNPRVVNLHAAYETDHDIVLVLEYAAGGEIFEQCVCDEPLPEADVTRLIRQMLEGVDELHRSNLVHLDLKPQNILLTSLAPPGDIKIVDFGLARRLGAVGELREILGTPDARNPELRAHHNVGRSLERGRHRLHAGDGRVSVRRRRQAGDLPQRVPGQRGLRPRRLLESLRARRGLHPQAAGQSARGPSQRGRVHRPPVAVAASAVVRRAGARPRRPRAQLRCQVGGAPARGQGELPAAAAAAFPRQTLPLGRGGASRRR, encoded by the exons ATGTCTCGAAAGCGGCTGGACGGCCGCGGTGGgttggccgccgccgccgccgctgctgctgtcGGACTCCTGGCCGAAAGTCACACACCGATCAGCGCGGATCCTCTGGACGCTGTTTTCGAAGTCACCGGCGAGTTGGGAAG GGGCAAGTTTGCGGTGGTCAAGCGCTGCGTGGAGAAAGCCACGGGAAAAGTCTTTGCCGCCAAGTTCCTGCGCAAAAGGAGGCGGGGCCGCGACTGCCGGGCCGAGGTGGTCCACGAGATGGCCGTGCTGGAGTCGGCCCGCAACAACCCCAGGGTGGTCAACCTGCATGCGGCTTACGAGACGGACCACGACATCGTCCTGGTGCTGGAATA CGCGGCGGGCGGCGAGATCTTCGAGCAGTGCGTGTGCGACGAGCCGCTGCCCGAGGCCGACGTCACGCGTCTGATCCGGCAGATGTTGGAGGGCGTCGACGAGCTCCACCGCAGCAACCTGGTGCACTTGGACCTCAAG CCTCAGAACATCCTCCTGACCAGCCTGGCGCCGCCCGGCGACATCAAAATTGTCGACTTTGGCCTGGCACGCAGATTGGGCGCCGTCGGGGAGCTCCGAGAGATTCTTGGCACACCCGA CGCCAGAAATCCTGAATTACGAGCCCATCACAACGTCGGCCGATCTTTG GAGCGTGGGCGTCATCGCCTACATGCTGGTGACGGGCGAGTCTCCGTTCGCCGGCGACGGCAAGCAGGAGACCTACCTCAACGTGTCCCAGGTCAACGTGGACTACGGCCGCGACGCCTTCTCGAGAGTCTCCGAGCTCGCCGTGGACTTCATCCGCAAGCTGCTGGTCAAAGCGCCCGA GGACCGTCCCAGCGCGGCCGAGTGCATCGGCCACCCGTGGCTGTGGCAGCATCAGCCGTCGTACGGCGAGCCGGCGCCCGTCCGCGCCGCCCGCGAGCGCAGCTGCGGTGCCAAGTGGGCGGCGCCCCCGCCCGAGGACAAGGAGAACTTCctgcggccgccgccgccgcattcCCACGCCAAACGCTTCCGCTTGGACGAGGAGGCGCTTCTCGGAGACGCTGA
- the stk17b gene encoding serine/threonine-protein kinase 17B isoform X1 codes for MSRKRLDGRGGLAAAAAAAAVGLLAESHTPISADPLDAVFEVTGELGRTRQKVSRTEQEVLRFETLTRLHPRLLLSSSSSKGQVCGGQALRGESHGKSLCRQVPAQKEAGPRLPGRGGPRDGRAGVGPQQPQGGQPACGLRDGPRHRPGAGIRGGRRDLRAVRVRRAAARGRRHASDPADVGGRRRAPPQQPGALGPQASEHPPDQPGAARRHQNCRLWPGTQIGRRRGAPRDSWHTRVCGARNPELRAHHNVGRSLERGRHRLHAGDGRVSVRRRRQAGDLPQRVPGQRGLRPRRLLESLRARRGLHPQAAGQSARGPSQRGRVHRPPVAVAASAVVRRAGARPRRPRAQLRCQVGGAPARGQGELPAAAAAAFPRQTLPLGRGGASRRR; via the exons ATGTCTCGAAAGCGGCTGGACGGCCGCGGTGGgttggccgccgccgccgccgctgctgctgtcGGACTCCTGGCCGAAAGTCACACACCGATCAGCGCGGATCCTCTGGACGCTGTTTTCGAAGTCACCGGCGAGTTGGGAAG GACACggcaaaaagtctcaaggaccgaACAGGAAGTCTTGCGTTTCGAGACTTTGACCCGCTTGCATCCACGTCTCCTTTTGTCGTCGTCTTCTTCCAAGGGGCAAGTTTGCGGTGGTCAAGCGCTGCGTGGAGAAAGCCACGGGAAAAGTCTTTGCCGCCAAGTTCCTGCGCAAAAGGAGGCGGGGCCGCGACTGCCGGGCCGAGGTGGTCCACGAGATGGCCGTGCTGGAGTCGGCCCGCAACAACCCCAGGGTGGTCAACCTGCATGCGGCTTACGAGACGGACCACGACATCGTCCTGGTGCTGGAATA CGCGGCGGGCGGCGAGATCTTCGAGCAGTGCGTGTGCGACGAGCCGCTGCCCGAGGCCGACGTCACGCGTCTGATCCGGCAGATGTTGGAGGGCGTCGACGAGCTCCACCGCAGCAACCTGGTGCACTTGGACCTCAAG CCTCAGAACATCCTCCTGACCAGCCTGGCGCCGCCCGGCGACATCAAAATTGTCGACTTTGGCCTGGCACGCAGATTGGGCGCCGTCGGGGAGCTCCGAGAGATTCTTGGCACACCCGAGTATGTGG CGCCAGAAATCCTGAATTACGAGCCCATCACAACGTCGGCCGATCTTTG GAGCGTGGGCGTCATCGCCTACATGCTGGTGACGGGCGAGTCTCCGTTCGCCGGCGACGGCAAGCAGGAGACCTACCTCAACGTGTCCCAGGTCAACGTGGACTACGGCCGCGACGCCTTCTCGAGAGTCTCCGAGCTCGCCGTGGACTTCATCCGCAAGCTGCTGGTCAAAGCGCCCGA GGACCGTCCCAGCGCGGCCGAGTGCATCGGCCACCCGTGGCTGTGGCAGCATCAGCCGTCGTACGGCGAGCCGGCGCCCGTCCGCGCCGCCCGCGAGCGCAGCTGCGGTGCCAAGTGGGCGGCGCCCCCGCCCGAGGACAAGGAGAACTTCctgcggccgccgccgccgcattcCCACGCCAAACGCTTCCGCTTGGACGAGGAGGCGCTTCTCGGAGACGCTGA
- the stk17b gene encoding serine/threonine-protein kinase 17B isoform X3, translated as MSRKRLDGRGGLAAAAAAAAVGLLAESHTPISADPLDAVFEVTGELGRGKFAVVKRCVEKATGKVFAAKFLRKRRRGRDCRAEVVHEMAVLESARNNPRVVNLHAAYETDHDIVLVLEYAAGGEIFEQCVCDEPLPEADVTRLIRQMLEGVDELHRSNLVHLDLKPQNILLTSLAPPGDIKIVDFGLARRLGAVGELREILGTPEYVAPEILNYEPITTSADLWSVGVIAYMLVTGESPFAGDGKQETYLNVSQVNVDYGRDAFSRVSELAVDFIRKLLVKAPEDRPSAAECIGHPWLWQHQPSYGEPAPVRAARERSCGAKWAAPPPEDKENFLRPPPPHSHAKRFRLDEEALLGDADL; from the exons ATGTCTCGAAAGCGGCTGGACGGCCGCGGTGGgttggccgccgccgccgccgctgctgctgtcGGACTCCTGGCCGAAAGTCACACACCGATCAGCGCGGATCCTCTGGACGCTGTTTTCGAAGTCACCGGCGAGTTGGGAAG GGGCAAGTTTGCGGTGGTCAAGCGCTGCGTGGAGAAAGCCACGGGAAAAGTCTTTGCCGCCAAGTTCCTGCGCAAAAGGAGGCGGGGCCGCGACTGCCGGGCCGAGGTGGTCCACGAGATGGCCGTGCTGGAGTCGGCCCGCAACAACCCCAGGGTGGTCAACCTGCATGCGGCTTACGAGACGGACCACGACATCGTCCTGGTGCTGGAATA CGCGGCGGGCGGCGAGATCTTCGAGCAGTGCGTGTGCGACGAGCCGCTGCCCGAGGCCGACGTCACGCGTCTGATCCGGCAGATGTTGGAGGGCGTCGACGAGCTCCACCGCAGCAACCTGGTGCACTTGGACCTCAAG CCTCAGAACATCCTCCTGACCAGCCTGGCGCCGCCCGGCGACATCAAAATTGTCGACTTTGGCCTGGCACGCAGATTGGGCGCCGTCGGGGAGCTCCGAGAGATTCTTGGCACACCCGAGTATGTGG CGCCAGAAATCCTGAATTACGAGCCCATCACAACGTCGGCCGATCTTTG GAGCGTGGGCGTCATCGCCTACATGCTGGTGACGGGCGAGTCTCCGTTCGCCGGCGACGGCAAGCAGGAGACCTACCTCAACGTGTCCCAGGTCAACGTGGACTACGGCCGCGACGCCTTCTCGAGAGTCTCCGAGCTCGCCGTGGACTTCATCCGCAAGCTGCTGGTCAAAGCGCCCGA GGACCGTCCCAGCGCGGCCGAGTGCATCGGCCACCCGTGGCTGTGGCAGCATCAGCCGTCGTACGGCGAGCCGGCGCCCGTCCGCGCCGCCCGCGAGCGCAGCTGCGGTGCCAAGTGGGCGGCGCCCCCGCCCGAGGACAAGGAGAACTTCctgcggccgccgccgccgcattcCCACGCCAAACGCTTCCGCTTGGACGAGGAGGCGCTTCTCGGAGACGCTGACTTGTGA